The DNA window GCTACTTCTATTCTTCAGCAGCCTCCGTTAGATGGTAGTAAAATTGCATTATGGTGCTATTTAACAACCAATACTAATCCTGTATATAAACACTATTGGACGGCTGGTGCCGGAATTGCTTCGGGCAATTCTGAAGAGCAAACTCATACTTTATTGGAAAATTATGAGGCCGAATTGCAACAACGTGAGTGTACATTAGAAAAAGATTGTATTCGTACCTGGTTCTTTGTGCAAAATGTAGATGTGAACTATGCCGGTATGGTACAAGCCCGTCGTTATAATTTTCTGGACCAGGGGCTTACCGAACATACCCATTATATTGCCAGTACAGGTATTGAAGGGCGTCATGCAAATCCAAAGATTCATGTTTTATTAGATGCTTATGCTGTAAAAGGACTGCAATCACGCCAGATTAAATACCTTTATGCATTAAGTCATTTAAGTCCTACAGCCATTTATGGGGTAACCTTTGAAAGAGGTGTTAGTGTATTATATGGAGACAGATGCCAGTTGTATATAAGTGGAACTGCCAGCATTGATAACAAAGGTGAGGTTTTGCACAAAGGAGATGTTGTATCTCAGACTCGCAGGATGTGCGAAAATGTAGAAAAACTTTTGGAAGAGGGAGGTTCCGGTTCTCAGGACTTAGCACAAATAATTATTTATCTGCGTGATGCTGCAGATTATAAAGTTATCAGGCTTATGCTTGAAAAACAATTCCCGGAGATTCCTAAACAGTATGTACTTGCATCTGTTTGTCGTCCCACCTGGCTTATTGAAATGGAATGCATTGCTGTAAGGAAAAACAATAATCCAGAGTTTGGTAATCTATAAACATCTTATATGCTTAATATTCATTGGCTTCTTTATCCTGCAAGTGATTAAGAAGCCTTTGTTATGTTTAAGCCACTGTAATATCTAAGTAAGTGATACAAAAGTATCAGTTATCAGGATT is part of the uncultured Bacteroides sp. genome and encodes:
- a CDS encoding Rid family hydrolase, which translates into the protein MKYRFYTFSSYNVNVELSSFGETGHAVEYHLMFHVKGGELNYEAQLRNLHRAYSELLNDELLTGAKPVMKRYFLSDAANQSEQLEEELKSFPECATSILQQPPLDGSKIALWCYLTTNTNPVYKHYWTAGAGIASGNSEEQTHTLLENYEAELQQRECTLEKDCIRTWFFVQNVDVNYAGMVQARRYNFLDQGLTEHTHYIASTGIEGRHANPKIHVLLDAYAVKGLQSRQIKYLYALSHLSPTAIYGVTFERGVSVLYGDRCQLYISGTASIDNKGEVLHKGDVVSQTRRMCENVEKLLEEGGSGSQDLAQIIIYLRDAADYKVIRLMLEKQFPEIPKQYVLASVCRPTWLIEMECIAVRKNNNPEFGNL